In Pseudomonas putida, a genomic segment contains:
- a CDS encoding MFS transporter encodes MPQSRTSSLAITAQVVSIVLFTFIGYLNIGIPLAVLPGYVHSELGFSAVIAGLVISVQYLATLLSRPIASRIIDTLGSKKAVMYGLAGCGLSGVFMLACAFLTELPWLSLACLFIGRLVLGSAESLVGSGSIGWGIGRVGAENTAKVISWNGIASYGALAIGAPLGVLMVRHLGLWSMGVSIILLGVIGLLLAWPKRAAPIVSGVRLPFLRVLGKVFPHGSGLALGSIGFGTIATFITLYYSSRGWSNAALTLSLFGASFISARLLFGNLINRIGGFRVAIVCLSVETLGLLMLWLAPNAELALAGAALSGFGFSLVFPALGVEAVNQVSAANRGSAVGAYSLFIDLSLGITGPLVGAVAAGFGFASMFLFAAGAAACGLVLSLYLYRQARVGRKQVP; translated from the coding sequence ATGCCACAAAGCCGTACGTCTTCATTGGCCATCACCGCCCAGGTGGTGTCCATCGTCCTGTTCACTTTCATTGGCTACCTGAACATCGGCATCCCGCTGGCCGTGCTGCCCGGTTACGTGCACAGCGAACTGGGTTTCAGTGCCGTGATCGCCGGGCTGGTGATCAGCGTGCAATACCTCGCCACCCTGCTCAGCCGCCCCATCGCCAGCCGCATCATCGACACCCTGGGCAGCAAGAAAGCGGTCATGTATGGCCTGGCCGGCTGCGGCCTGAGCGGCGTGTTCATGCTGGCCTGTGCGTTTCTCACCGAGCTGCCCTGGCTGAGCCTGGCCTGCCTGTTCATCGGCCGCCTGGTATTGGGCAGCGCCGAAAGCCTGGTGGGATCGGGCTCGATCGGCTGGGGCATCGGCCGGGTCGGCGCCGAGAACACCGCCAAGGTCATTTCCTGGAACGGCATCGCCAGCTACGGCGCACTGGCGATCGGCGCGCCGCTGGGCGTGCTGATGGTCAGGCACCTGGGGCTGTGGAGCATGGGCGTGAGCATCATCCTGCTCGGTGTGATCGGCCTGCTGCTGGCCTGGCCCAAGCGTGCCGCGCCCATCGTCAGCGGCGTGCGCCTGCCGTTCCTGCGCGTGCTGGGCAAGGTGTTCCCGCATGGTTCGGGTCTGGCCCTGGGGTCGATCGGCTTCGGCACCATCGCCACTTTCATCACTCTGTACTACAGCAGCCGAGGCTGGAGTAATGCAGCCCTGACCCTGAGCCTGTTCGGTGCCAGCTTCATCAGTGCGCGCCTGCTGTTCGGCAACCTGATCAACCGTATCGGCGGTTTCCGCGTGGCTATCGTGTGCCTGTCGGTGGAGACCCTGGGATTGCTGATGCTATGGCTCGCGCCCAATGCCGAGCTGGCCCTGGCGGGTGCGGCACTGAGCGGGTTCGGGTTCTCGCTGGTATTCCCGGCGCTGGGGGTGGAGGCGGTGAATCAGGTCTCGGCCGCCAACCGTGGGTCGGCGGTGGGGGCGTATTCGTTGTTCATCGACCTGTCGCTGGGGATTACCGGGCCGCTGGTGGGGGCGGTGGCGGCGGGGTTCGGCTTCGCTTCGATGTTTCTGTTCGCCGCCGGGGCGGCGGCGTGTGGGCTGGTGCTGAGTTTGTATCTGTACCGGCAGGCGCGGGTGGGGCGCAAGCAGGTGCCTTGA